The genomic interval AATTAACTGCTCAGCAAGCAGCAGGGGAACATCAGCGCTGTATtgccagtccagcacagggGCACATTTGGACAAATTATCTACACCAATTAACATGACAGCATGTCTTCAGACTGCGGGAGGAAACCCAAGCACCATGGGGAGAGTGtgccaactccacacacacacagagcaggactGGATTTGAACACCAGACCCtcgaggtgtgaggcaacagcgctacCCACTGAGACAGCAGACAGCGTACAATACATTTCAAGATTACTCATTTTCTCACTTAATTTCATTGGCATGGATGTTTATCAGCACACATCTCATCCGTACATATTGTAAAAATCAGACCAATCACTAAATCCACATTTTAACACACGatgacacaaaataaaatacGTATAGAAATATAAAGACTCTTCATTTGCCCTTTGTAAATCAGTTCATAGAACTTCCTACTCGCGCGACATATGAGTGACGTAACAATTAACAGGGTCAAACAGCAAGAAACATCAAAGCGTGCATATAACTTGGAGAGGTATGTGTTTATGGGATAAATATTAAGTAAATTGAATAAACGGTTGAAACAGAAAGAAATGACTAAGTGAAGgctaaatatattaaatatatataaacaatatgttaaaaatgactgaaataGTAAATGTGGCAGAGTAAAGCGCAATGTGCAAAATATCGGTGCGTTAAACATCTTAAGGTGCTTCTCACCTGGCCTTTCACTAGACTGGCTGCAAACTGCCTCATGACCGCCTCCACGGTATAAGCGCTGGACCATCCCCGAGGCGTCAGCAGCTCCATGCAGATAGCGCCCCCATCAAGTATGTAGCCGTTCTCCAGCCTGGGGGTGAGGACCCTCATGAAAGGCGGCTGGAAAGGGAAATTGTCGGGGAAAGAGATACTCACGGATATAAAATCCGTCTGGGTCTCTTTCATATCCTGCCAGAGAGCAGAGTCTTTGTCCACCTGGTGCAGCTTAACGTGCCATTCAAAGAGGTTATCATCGGCCAGCTCCACTGTTATGAAGCTGTCCCCCAGTCTCTTGATGTCTTGGAGTTCCTTCATGAGGCGCTTGGTCCTCAGCTGATGGCACTCCTGTCGCTGCGGTCCATGTGCTCGCCCTGGAGCAGTGCCCGCCTTGACGGCTTGTTTCTCCTTAACCTGCTTACCTCTCACGGACTGACGGTCCTCTTCTTCTGCCGTCTTGCTCCTCGCTTCTGGGGGGTTGCAGGCGGTCTTCTCGTTGCTTGTGTTACACGGCTTCAGGTTGTTAAGCTTTGGATTAACGCTGCTCCTGCCGCCTTTACAGGAGCCCTGGTGATGCAAAGCCTCATCCGCGTCTTTTTCGGAGATCCGACTGACACCTATTTTCCGTAGCAGTGTTGCCATCGTTTTTTTCTTGGCCTTTTTTATGCTATTAACGTCCCCGTATCGATTGGCTTCCTGCTTCAGAGATCAAGCGGAGACGTACAGCTCCACAGCAGCTTCTGGAGACGACTACTGGACGGATGCAATAAGTCATCTGAATCTCAACAAAACAAATGCGAGAAACCAAAGGCCATTTTGGAAgaatattttccaaaaaaacaGCTGAGTGCAACTGGCTCATCTGTATATATTATCTTTCGAAAACCATTCGATCAATTTAAGAAATGCAGTATTACTGAGCACAGAGACACATCTGCAAAAATCACGCACATCTTCCGCTCACCCGTCTCacgtgatttttattttctaataaatgagatagagaaaaaaatatattttatgagATCCTTTACCGATAACCCAGATACCGCTTTTTCACCTGACAGGAAGCAATGTTTCTTGTTtgcttttgataaataaaaaaacctTAAATATTCTCCACTTGCTCCTGCTGTAAGTTATAAAATACAAGCCACTTTAATTCAGTATCCAAGGCTGGAGAGCCTCCATGAAAGGTTCCCCATCCATCTCCGTTTTCAGAGGCGCTGTTTGCGGCGACGCAGCTGCAGCTTCGGTGGTGAGAGACGCGGAAATGTGCGAAGCTGAGTTATGAAAATACCCCGACAATGTAAATGACCAGGATATTGACGATGCCGCCTCCTGCAGTAGCCCTTTTGGTTTCTATGCAACACCCGTTGTTTTGCAAAGAAGGCAACTGTTCGAGCAGATCTCCCTGGCAAGCCGATTATTTTTTGATATTGGTTTGGACATATTTGGACAAATATATACTGTTATATGGAAAACAGTGAACATCTCTGCCTTTTCTCGAAGACGGACATTAAATACACTaataatgcaaaaaataaaaccagTAAAGGGATGAAATATAATACACAGAACAGTTTGTATATGAGTGACACTAATTAATCTCGTACATTTACCATTCCTTGggttataaaattataaaactTTATTAAGTATTCAATTTCCTTAATAAAAACACTTAGCCTGAATACAATGAGAGCTTCTACTTATATTTCTCAATAAGGAAAATGAAATTACATTCATTTCAAGGGATGCTTTTGTATTCGTAATAACCATGTAATATTTGAGCACAAAATCAGTTAAATTTATAAAACTATAAAAGCCTTCCAACCTTCTACAAAATTTATATAAAACGTAAATTGTAGTAATTTTCAAACAAATTATACGCCTTGTCTACCAGGAAAGATCTTTCCAAGGTAATTTGCAACGTGAGCTTACAAATAAATGACAGTAGTGACACTGAATAATTCCTGCTTTGAAATTTCAGGATTTATAAGGAACTTATGAgagacaaaaaaatatatacatttttaaaatccatAAACATTCCATAAGGGCTTATCCAACAAAAGGTTGCAGTATCTACCCAAGGAAGCACTAGGCGTGTAAGACAGGGGAGACCCTTGGACAGGACGCCAGTGcatcacatacatacacagccAAACTCCGCAGACTAAGAGCTTATATTTATAATCGTTTTTGTGGTGAGATTAACCAGAGAACCTGTAGGAAACCACACAACCCGGTAGAAAATCAAATCCCCAAGTACAGGCGCTGCTATAATGTAGTGCAACTGTCCGAGTCACCGTGCTGCCTATTTATTAACACTGTTTTCAGTTTTCTTGACTACCGTGTTTCATTTCATGTTCCTCTGCTATATTACAAATATATCGATAGTGATGCAAAAAAGGAACACAGCGGTATGTTTGTTATGAACAGGAAATTGAAATCTTTATCTCCCTGTAATGTACAGCCGTGACAGAAAGAATCAGCCTGGCAATTTCCTCCGTTATTACCCAGGGAAGGAGaataatagttaaaaaaaaaataaaaaatcctgTGACTTGGTTACTAGCTGTTGTTTGGTGCCACCTACTGACTAAAGAGTGTAAAAACTAGATGAAGTTGCTTATCGTCGTCACACCAGTTTTCCTGGTGAGGGTCCAGGCGGCAGCGTGCCAAGCAGGTGGCAGCAGACCTCCCTTACTGTGGCCGCAGACACCAGCTCGTTCTGGAGCAGCACCAGACATCCCCAGAGACAGGGGTCTTCCAGCACGTTCTGGCTCTGCGCTGGGGAAAACGCTCAAAACAGCTCCCTTGGGAGCCTGGGATTGACATGATTTAAAATTTATGATACAGACAGGCTTAAAAACAGCTCTaagtaaaacacaaaataaaatatcacaATGGATACtgcttttaatatttaaaagaaaatacaaaacaagGAGGACTGgacatttacaaaacatttacaacTGAAATAATCAAGGTTTTGACATATATACACATGGCTTTGATTTTCTAGCTCCAAAATCAACAACGATAGTGAACTGGCAACTCTGCTAAAGCCCGGTAAGAAGGCAAGACGGCAAGCAGTTTGGTTTGAGCTTAAAATGCAGTTAGTTTTATAGCGTTTATGGGCTATTCGAGGGAGCCGATGTCGTACGTCCCTCAGACGAGTCGACCTCACGACTTCACTTGTCGGCAGATGGATCCGAGCTGTGTGATGCAGCTGGTGACTGCGGGGGCCACGGGCCGCGTAGTTTCCCCGCGCCACGCCGCCAGAGTCTCCATGGCCTCTTTAGGGTTGCAGGGCGACAAGTCGTAAATCGTGTAGACAGCCGCCAACTGGACCGCCCACGGCACACCTGCGAATGAGCACGGTGAACAGGTGAATAGTGCTTTGTAGACACTAATTAACATTTTCGGGTCTGACCCGACCGCTACCACCTCCTGTTCTCCCTGCTTGCAATAGCCCCGATCCAGAACCTGACACGTAGCCAACCAGGACATCATCTAATATGGGTCAGCTgccatttacattacattacattcattcatttagtAGAAGCATCTATTCAAAGTGTCATACAGTTGAGAAAGCagtgtcagccagtccctggagctcCTGTGGATTTagggccttgatcaagggcccagcagtgaaatCACACTGCCATCCATGGGTTtgaaaccagtgaccttctgatcaagGACCAAGCACACTAAAACACTGACTGCCATTTATATACTTAGTGTATATATGAAGGAGGCACAGTTACTAAAGCCGGACCCACCCTTTATAAAGGACTAAAAAACCATTTTCACAGGGCGCCTCACAGCCGTTTAACATTAATAGGAGTCAATGGAGGGATATCAGTGACTCACATTTTACATGTTGTGCAGATTCAGAAACTACGCCAAAGACAGTTTAAGTCTAAACAATGTGTGCCACCACCCAGTAAACAAGGACCCTAACCAGAAACAGGGAGAAGGTACCAAGGCTTCCTCTCTCAAAACTCTATATCGCATGACAATCAATCTACCTTCTTTTTGTCCATGTCTGCCGAAGGTGTTGATCACTTTTGCCACGTTTCTTACAGAAACTATGGATCTCTCCTTAATTCCCAACTGGCCAAGTCGTCCTaaaaaacacacagatatacTGAAAATGAACCAAATGTTATGTGGTAACAGCTTATCATGAGGTATTGCACGTAGGCAGTTCTCTTTATTATGAGTATTATAATGGGAAAAGGGCAAACAATTTCAACAATTTTAGCGttaaaatgtacaaatgtaTAAAGAGTACAGAACTGTAAAGATCCTAAATGCAACAAAATAGGAATAGAAAAGTGGCATTTAATTTACCAATTAATCTTAAAACAGATGCTACAGAAACATCTGGAATGCCAGGTGGTTGATTTCTTGGTTGTGTCACCCACTTGTTCATAATAGGCCAAAGTTCCTTtctgttaataaaaaaaaaaacacaatcatAACAATTTTGCGTGATAAGGTTTTTCCACAAAAGTGGCCTTCTACGAAATCAAACATGTTAGCGGAAACAATCTGTGGAACACTTAAAACGATGTTGCCACTTTCTTTAATCTATGTCACACCAGAACCCTAGAGCACGTACAATGTTTTCGATGCAGCAGACCAACATAGAgccattttaataaaatgcaacGATGgctcttttaaaatataaattgccATCTTTGTTAATAGCCACGATTGGTCTAATACTAGCAGCAGCAAAGACAGGGAAGCAACACTAAACAACACTTATGGTAACACAccaacaaaaaacacacacattccacGGCAAAAATCACACAGTTATGACATTTCACCATTTgcaacataaatacacaaataaacatttacacTATATACAGACTCGCATGATGCGGTGAAAAGCATACCGGTCACTGCATAATTCCTCCTGCTGACCAACCCCATGGCATCAcatttatgtcagccaatcgtgggcagtgggtgggatcagaacaAATGATAAGGTTCGCCTTGGGTACCCTACACAGGCGATGCACCGAAATCGTGATCACCACGACGATCAGAACTCATACGATGTTGATTTCGTCTGAAACATACGGCCACCTTAAGACATATGTGACGAAATTAACGTTATTTCAGACTTACGATATTAAGTTCTCATATGTCCAGTTCCACTTCTTCTGGGTGCACAGCAGATCGACTGCATACACGTATTCCCAAGCTGCCCGGTTCAGGTCATCTCCATGCCTCTCATGCTGCTGGAATGTCATATTTACTCCCGTTTGGAGTGGCATTAATGTTTTCGTAATAATCTTCTCAATGTCACAAGGAGGATTCTGAAACAAAATGGTCAGCTTGTTATTCTACGAGTTAACACTTCCTAAATACACATTTCCAGTTAAAAGCACTATTTTAACATGAAAAACAATTTTTCCAACAAGCAAATAGTCCAGAGCGCTTCCCTAATGGCTTTTCTTCCTCTTTCCTCATAGATAGTAACTAATTACAACAAAATTAGTAGTTTATCACAAGAAATGTGCAAATAAAGTTCTCATTCAAGTAATATTTCAATAACCAGAATTTGGTGTGATCTGCACAAAAAGTGACCAGTTCTTCATGGTCcagcataaaataaaataaaataaataaataaataaataaatttttaaaaaccgAACTAAAAATAAAGTGAGCGTTAAGGGCCTACCGTCTCCCAGCCAAGGTACTTGGTAAGGCATTCCAGGACCTCCCCATCCGCCCGATCCTTAATCACTGCGTGCATGGCATTGCACACGATCCCCGAGTGTGGGAATAGAATGTTGTACCACGTTGTCACGATGAACAAAATTAACTTTGCTGACTCGGGGAAATCTATTTCAGAAAGAGGGGAGAGTTAAAGTTAGCAGAAGACAAAACCGAAGATTGTAATTCAGTGCCATCTCTACTCCTGAAGGGGTTACACCAAGTGTGTACACACCACAAAATCCTCCATATACAGCATGCTTTGCCAGAGCAAATTGTCCTTCACGAATTTCATcttcatatataaatatacacacactagTATCAGAAGGATTTAACAAGGTCCTTCACATTTTCAGTGTGCATCACATTTTAAGCTATACAGCTCAGCATCAAGTTGCGCTCAATAACTGAATCCTATTACTGATTTTACCTTCTTTCAAGATGCAGTAGACAAGGAGATGAACTCTTTCCGATTCATCTCTCTGCCGACATAATCCTGTATAGACCCTACAGAGACACTGCAGGTGGTCCCCGCTAAGGGTGTCCTTTTCAGTCTTAATCTTTGTCAAGACTGCAGACAGGAACTCATCTGCCAAAGACTAAGAGACAGAAAAAACATGAGACACCAATGCAGAGTTCCCTCACACTCAGATTCAACTGCTAAAATGAATACTAACCTTATTAATGCCACAAAACTCGCGGATGACTTCACGCTCCTCATCCCTCAGCACTGGCACCTTTGAAATCCTCCCAATTTTGAGATGGCTTCTAATCACTGGCAATACATCGAAGCAGGACGTTCCGATTTTTGTCAAAGCCTTTGAAATTATTTCCACCGTACTGTTCGCCACACTGACATCCTGAGGGCATTCAGGCTGTAAGTCTTCTTTAGGCACTTGAGATGTGACTTGCTGAAGCTTTTCTTGGTCCCCGAGAGGCCTAGTCGGAGGTGCGATGCTGGGAGTAGCTTGGGTGCCATCTTCCAGCCGAAGCCTTTTGGCACTTACCGGCAAAAGCATATTTACTCCCGGTCTTTTCCCTGTTTCTTCACGGGGAGAAGAACAACTGAGTTTGCGTGCATTTTCCATCGACTCCTCGGCACTACAACTGTCAGGCTCGTAAGATTTCCCGGTTTTAGTGAAGGCGGTGGAAGACGAATTGATGGACTTGTAACCTGTAATCTGGTTGACCGGAACAGGTACTGCCTTTCCATTTTCGGCCACAGGTCTGCTAAGAGTGACGTTCCCCCTCAGAATGTTGAGGGTCCGAGCTCGAGCAGACAGTTCAGGATACATCGTGTCGAGGATTCGGACAGAGTTCTCCTGGGTTGCAGTAGGGGATGCAGAAGATGTACTCAAAGCAGAAGGGGGAAACCTACCAGGAACAGGAACGGCATGCTTGGGAGTCGCCGAACAGAACTGCAATGGAGATGATAGTATTCTTTCACATTTTGTGTCAGAAGGGGACTGAGGGGCCAAAGATGGAGATATTTCCTTTGGCCCACCAGTAAACGGAGATGCAAAAGGAGGAGGTATCACCTTCCCATGCCGAGGTGAGGACAACTCATGCTTTGGAGAAGAAAAAGACAACTTGCCAGGAATAAAGCTTGAGGAAGAGTCAAGAGTGTGTGGTTTTGTAGGAGTTGCAGTAAGCGGTGGAAGCAGAGGTGGAAGTGGTGGGCCCATTTCAGATCTGACCTTCCTTATGCATTCTGGTGACCATGCAATACCTGGTGCATCTGTAACTTGCACAGAAGGGTTTGGTATGATGGACTCTTCACCCTTCATGTTCACCTTCATTACTTCTTGTCCATTATCAGAACACTGTGACATGTGACCAGGAACAATACAGTCCTTCGATGTTTCTTTCTGGGTAGAGTTTTCAGAAAACCCTTCACTGTTTTCACCAATAGAAGTTTCATTTATGCTCTCGCATCTTCTACAGGATACCTTTTCATCAGCTGCAGTTTTATCAGGTTCCTCATCTCCCCTCTGAAAATCTGGTGCTGACTCTATGATACATTCTGTACCTGCAGAAGAATTGAGAGAACTTCCATCTGCCACTTCATCCTGTGACTGTAAGGGAACTTTGTCAGAGTGGTTTTGGTCATGTAATTTCACCCCTTCCAATGATGATTGAGAATGATTTACCATCTCATGATTCTCCAAGACCAAATTAGTTTCTATCACCACAGCCTTACTAGCACAGTTCTTCAGATCACTTTTGGTCCTCTTAATTTCGAGGATCGTTGAGAAATTGGCATCTGCCTTAAATGGCTCATCAGATGGTGCATGATTTATGTGTTCCTTTAGAGAGCCATGTATCGTTTCCCTATCATCAGTTCTGATCCATCTTGTTTCAGATCTCAGATCCTTCATCGGTTCAGAGGAAATTTGGCTACTGGTGCGCTGGTGCGTCATTTTAGCTTTCCTGTGCAGCTTGAAGGACTCATCTGATGATTCGCTATTTGATGACAAGTCCTCTGAGGTAGCCTCTACTGATATATGCACAGGAGATGAGTCAGGTCCAAAAGGTCCTACACAGGAGGCTTCGCAATCTTCACGGACTACTTTAGCAGCCTCCTTTGAGTCAGGTACCTTTTGTGATTGTAATGAACAACCTAGACCAGGAGACAATTTAAGGGCATCAGCCAATAATTCATCTGATTTTCCTGATTCTATTTTTGCACTGTCCTTTTCAGGAATGCCAttttccaccacaccacaaaCTTCTAAATGCTCTAATTTATCATCAGGTCCGTCTTCTTTATTGAAAGGTACATTGCTTGGTTGGGAAATTTCATTAGCAGCTGTAAATATCGGCTTTGGTTGAAGAGAGGAGTTTCTCGCTTGGATTGTATCTATTGTCTCATTATCTGCATTTGGTAAGGCAGCATCCTCCCCTGGGGAGACCTCATTCAAGCAGACTCCGTTTTCCTTGTGCTTCAGGCCACCCTCTAAAAGCATTTCAGATCCCCTTAACTCTGTCACCATAGCCAAGCCCTCTTCTAAATTCTCAGAACTTTCGCCCATCCCGATCGTTTCATTTGCAGATTGCTTGACTTCCACTTCCTTGCACAGTGCCAGAGGTATGGAGACGTCTTCCAGAGGATCATTGATCACACGGCAAACTTTGAGGGGAGTACACAGCTCCATCACAATATCATTATCGCTATCTGTGTACTCCGT from Paramormyrops kingsleyae isolate MSU_618 chromosome 9, PKINGS_0.4, whole genome shotgun sequence carries:
- the ice1 gene encoding little elongation complex subunit 1; the encoded protein is MMPGENQSKIAGIASDATAGTCQNCAALQQNVNEYVAALLSLKQKVIDTDHLLTEYEAKCDELQKCQRESNELHKQLDELLDKMVPLEKRSKEYEVLRSELQEKKSTLKMFEQRSMEVDVLRDENSKTVAQNMNLETQLKKLEETTAKQRQESEKLKMEKKGLEREVQKTQSSLKQYQQAASEAEIFKAENTKILAEKENLEHQLQMFKDSSVKQMCEIEQLNLDKQGLEKKVWKAEKHVEKLEWEKQKETRSVSVQTNSPREPTVDKSKVKLLLEELWKCVEPQYQQTSKLLTFSDGINISRESSPKEPLRSPFKIQNCRSPSRGSCSRISYSVSAEKEALEKLKKRDRASKEHLNAVVTMDGRSLLPAREIASVDLGSSPPVKEMPVETEEASLEEMMDWFRPLPSLLSPISSPYIKEVVFGPVSESSDDEEEATSIEKMGRPIQMLDDGTDVPSSMKPKSTDLQHLSSLSKDQTVNPTSVSQEDTISTLAESPKSPCANESISSGKRFDHLETFSNEKVLMLEETLQQDSGIHAIHGSDETFLGILPNGHKAEDHKDNPAVPASTSELWLQRMGNTEYTDSDNDIVMELCTPLKVCRVINDPLEDVSIPLALCKEVEVKQSANETIGMGESSENLEEGLAMVTELRGSEMLLEGGLKHKENGVCLNEVSPGEDAALPNADNETIDTIQARNSSLQPKPIFTAANEISQPSNVPFNKEDGPDDKLEHLEVCGVVENGIPEKDSAKIESGKSDELLADALKLSPGLGCSLQSQKVPDSKEAAKVVREDCEASCVGPFGPDSSPVHISVEATSEDLSSNSESSDESFKLHRKAKMTHQRTSSQISSEPMKDLRSETRWIRTDDRETIHGSLKEHINHAPSDEPFKADANFSTILEIKRTKSDLKNCASKAVVIETNLVLENHEMVNHSQSSLEGVKLHDQNHSDKVPLQSQDEVADGSSLNSSAGTECIIESAPDFQRGDEEPDKTAADEKVSCRRCESINETSIGENSEGFSENSTQKETSKDCIVPGHMSQCSDNGQEVMKVNMKGEESIIPNPSVQVTDAPGIAWSPECIRKVRSEMGPPLPPLLPPLTATPTKPHTLDSSSSFIPGKLSFSSPKHELSSPRHGKVIPPPFASPFTGGPKEISPSLAPQSPSDTKCERILSSPLQFCSATPKHAVPVPGRFPPSALSTSSASPTATQENSVRILDTMYPELSARARTLNILRGNVTLSRPVAENGKAVPVPVNQITGYKSINSSSTAFTKTGKSYEPDSCSAEESMENARKLSCSSPREETGKRPGVNMLLPVSAKRLRLEDGTQATPSIAPPTRPLGDQEKLQQVTSQVPKEDLQPECPQDVSVANSTVEIISKALTKIGTSCFDVLPVIRSHLKIGRISKVPVLRDEEREVIREFCGINKSLADEFLSAVLTKIKTEKDTLSGDHLQCLCRVYTGLCRQRDESERVHLLVYCILKEDFPESAKLILFIVTTWYNILFPHSGIVCNAMHAVIKDRADGEVLECLTKYLGWETNPPCDIEKIITKTLMPLQTGVNMTFQQHERHGDDLNRAAWEYVYAVDLLCTQKKWNWTYENLISKELWPIMNKWVTQPRNQPPGIPDVSVASVLRLIGRLGQLGIKERSIVSVRNVAKVINTFGRHGQKEGVPWAVQLAAVYTIYDLSPCNPKEAMETLAAWRGETTRPVAPAVTSCITQLGSICRQVKS
- the LOC111844410 gene encoding ubiquitin-conjugating enzyme E2Q-like protein 1, giving the protein MATLLRKIGVSRISEKDADEALHHQGSCKGGRSSVNPKLNNLKPCNTSNEKTACNPPEARSKTAEEEDRQSVRGKQVKEKQAVKAGTAPGRAHGPQRQECHQLRTKRLMKELQDIKRLGDSFITVELADDNLFEWHVKLHQVDKDSALWQDMKETQTDFISVSISFPDNFPFQPPFMRVLTPRLENGYILDGGAICMELLTPRGWSSAYTVEAVMRQFAASLVKGQGRICRKTGKSKKAFSRKEAEATFRSLVKTHEKYGWVSPPVSDG